A region of Etheostoma cragini isolate CJK2018 chromosome 2, CSU_Ecrag_1.0, whole genome shotgun sequence DNA encodes the following proteins:
- the stox2a gene encoding storkhead-box protein 2 isoform X2, whose product MKKNRSSNLRRAWPNSELTERPLEHNLSRSEKEIRVQKQQHLPPPPAPHFSPSPPSYRAPGDVSPISMSPISQSQFIPLGEILCLAISAMNSAHKPVNQEALVEHLTASFPGVPTPSSEVLRHTLNMLVRERKIYPTPEGYFIVTPQTYFITPSLIRTNNKWYHLDDRLQERQPQQSQQQQQQQQQPQQCTSPQSGNVTPSTPGCLRERPPRKNHNDAYNSYREDSSRLHSSKSPKEHRGDSHQSKPPKDHNGGEPVPSSSAKVPRGEPPSYPYPPNPTSPPVQQPPPQEPPADKSKSTTSFPYKSDTLTKKKEGSSGEKQSKRFGLRLFRLSFKKDKMRHLATFSAQFPPEEWPLRDEEVPTTPIPREVEMEIIRRINPDLTVENVARHTAVMKRLEEERTQKNKAASSAQHSARSRRGRGHRRAPHGKSRSHSKPRTSRGDPSEGSNWDLLFMERDYRFFSHSLVRSPREAMYTVERRRSGGATYLVHSNPNITESYCPVTPEWDVSGELAKRRTEMPFPEPSRGTCQSRVQRSHSHNQDRKSRHERSDQAKERSRSMDNSLKGPSLGAPEDFEPTLEERSHYYTDDGTLRATQKSSHYSRIMFSAAKFHSDFNVPDLGKGSLDESRIRNTMERNKSRDSLPSYNELMGLSPKPSTDEYFQCNTSNETILTAPSPQAKSEYDTLTSSGGLRKGSPADRQTPHLTSPHTMEYKEDLSAAKGQNGSVRLTPSQTPEPVQNARLTPHQHNVDPGGGGGGMVSKRKEIFSKDTLFKPPHNALSTGYVDSSYTKSGTLRKASHAKSTEALDNPEPQQPSNSATSSASPAVLQVCLEPTVPSASFDYYNVSDDEEEAEEDSHKELATAKDNKEHGEVGGNGGGSGGGGEGTMKWLLEREKDHDLQRKLETNLTLLSPKETENSSSQKSAHSARLDSMDSSSVTVDSGFNSPRTRESLASNTSSIVESNRRQNPALSPGHIGTSSIGLPFSFRAIPEPPNTQPEKLQKSSNCLASITSV is encoded by the exons ATGAAGAAGAACCGCAGCAGCAATCTGCGGCGGGCCTGGCCCAACTCGGAGCTTACCGAGCGCCCACTGGAGCACAATCTCTCCCGTAGTGAGAAAGAGATCCGtgtgcagaagcagcagcatcttcctccccctcctgctCCTCATTTTTCTCCTTCCCCACCAAGTTATCGTGCGCCAG GTGACGTGTCTCCGATCAGTATGTCACCTATCAGCCAGTCACAGTTTATCCCGCTGGGGGAAATCTTGTGCCTGGCCATCTCTGCTATGAACTCTGCCCACAAGCCTGTCAACCAGGAGGCTCTGGTGGAGCACCTCACTGCCAGCTTCCCAG GCGTGCCTACACCCAGCTCAGAGGTTCTGCGACATACCCTGAACATGCTGGTGCGAGAAAGGAAGATCTACCCAACTCCAGAGGGCTACTTCATTGTCACCCCCCAGACCTACTTTATCACTCCTTCCCTCATCAGAACCAACAACAAGTGGTATCACCTGGATGATCGGCTGCAAGAGCGCCAACCGCAACAgtcacagcagcaacaacaacaacagcagcaacctCAGCAATGTACTTCGCCTCAGTCTGGCAACGTAACACCATCTACACCTGGCTGCCTGAGAGAGAGGCCTCCTCGAAAGAATCACAATGACGCATACAACTCCTATCGCGAAGACTCGTCCAGACTTCACAGTAGTAAGTCACCAAAGGAGCATAGGGGAGATTCTCATCAAAGTAAGCCCCCCAAGGATCACAATGGCGGAGAACCTGTACCAAGCAGTTCAGCCAAGGTGCCCCGAGGAGAACCGCCGTCATACCCTTATCCCCCTAATCCCACTTCCCCTCCTGTCCAGCAACCGCCGCCTCAAGAGCCCCCTGCTGATAAGAGCAAAAGCACCACTTCTTTCCCTTATAAAAGTGACACTCTgaccaaaaagaaagaaggaagtagTGGTGAGAAACAATCCAAAAGGTTTGGTCTCAGGCTCTTCAGGCTGAGTTTCAAGAAGGACAAAATGAGGCATCTGGCCACCTTCTCAGCCCAGTTCCCCCCAGAGGAGTGGCCTCTTCGCGACGAGGAAGTGCCAACCACGCCCATTCCCCGCGAGGTAGAGATGGAAATAATCCGTCGAATCAACCCTGACCTAACAGTGGAGAATGTGGCAAGGCACACGGCTGTGATGAAGAGGCTGGAGGAGGAGCGTACGCAGAAGAACAAGGCGGCGTCTTCAGCCCAGCACAGTGCACGCagcaggagggggaggggcCACAGGAGGGCCCCACATGGTAAGTCCCGCTCACATAGCAAGCCCCGAACCTCCAGGGGAGACCCATCTGAGGGTTCAAACTGGGACCTTTTGTTCATGGAAAGGGATTACCGCTTCTTTAGCCACTCGTTAGTTCGCTCACCTCGGGAGGCCATGTACACCGTGGAACGCAGGCGAAGTGGAGGCGCAACATATCTGGTCCATAGCAACCCCAACATTACTGAATCGTACTGCCCTGTTACCCCTGAGTGGGACGTGTCTGGGGAGCTAGCGAAGAGACGGACGGAGATGCCTTTCCCAGAGCCGTCTCGCGGCACGTGCCAGTCCAGAGTGCAAAGAAGTCACAGTCACAATCAGGACAGGAAGTCGCGTCACGAGCGGTCAGATCAAGCTAAGGAACGCTCTCGGTCCATGGACAACTCCCTCAAGGGCCCATCACTGGGGGCGCCAGAAGACTTTGAACCCACTCTTGAGGAGCGTAGTCATTACTACACTGATGACGGCACCCTGCGCGCCACGCAGAAGTCCTCCCACTACTCAAGGATCATGTTCTCTGCTGCTAAGTTCCACTCCGATTTTAATGTGCCTGATTTGGGGAAAGGGAGTTTGGACGAGTCAAGGATCCGGAATACAATGGAGAGGAACAAAAGCAGAGACAGCTTGCCATCGTACAATGAGCTAATGGGACTTTCTCCTAAGCCCTCGACAGATGAGTACTTCCAGTGCAATACGTCAAATGAAACAATCCTAACTGCCCCTTCGCCTCAGGCAAAATCAGAATATGACACATTAACCTCATCAGGGGGACTCCGAAAGGGCTCCCCAGCTGACCGCCAAACGCCTCACCTCACCTCTCCTCACACAATGGAGTACAAAGAGGACTTGTCGGCAGCAAAGGGACAGAACGGCTCAGTGCGACTGACGCCAAGCCAGACGCCTGAGCCAGTGCAAAATGCCCGTTTGACGCCACACCAACACAATGTAGATCCCGGAGGGGGAGGAGGCGGTATGGTAAGCAAGAGGAAAGAGATCTTCAGCAAGGACACTTTGTTCAAACCTCCACACAATGCCTTGTCCACAGGCTACGTGGACAGCAGCTACACAAAGTCCGGCACATTGCGGAAAGCCTCACATGCCAAATCAACAGAGGCCCTAGACAATCCTGAGCCCCAGCAGCCTTCCAATTCAGCCACTTCCTCAGCGTCACCGGCCGTTTTACAGGTCTGCTTAGAGCCAACAGTCCCCTCCGCCTCTTTTGACTATTATAATGTATCAGATGATGAggaagaggcagaggaggacTCGCACAAAGAGTTGGCAACGGCAAAGGACAACAAAGAACACGGGGAAGTGGGTGGTAACGGTGGAggcagtggtggtggtggggaggGAACCATGAAGTGGCTATTGGAGCGGGAGAAGGATCATGATCTGCAGCGGAAACTGGAGACCAATCTGACCTTACTTAGCCCAAAGGAGACTGAGAACAGCAGCAGCCAGAAGTCGGCCCACTCTGCCCGTTTGGACAGCATGGACAGCAGCAGTGTCACGGTGGACAGTGGATTCAACTCCCCCAG GACGCGTGAAAGCCTTGCATCCAACACATCCAGCATAGTGGAAAGCAATAGACGGCAGAATCCAGCGCTGAGCCCCGGCCACATCGGCACCAGTAGTATCGGACTGCCATTCAGCTTTCGCGCCATCCCAGAACCCCCCAACACACAGCCTGAGAAACTCCAGAAGTCATCGAACTGCCTGGCCTCCATCACCAGCGTCTGA
- the stox2a gene encoding storkhead-box protein 2 isoform X1, with amino-acid sequence MEKFRQVAPHSLALVLSPRRREDEEDSPSSSLSPPLAALSVKLQHHTGYEVFANFKAVNMQHFWNKALTHALSEILFLGWIDEHVLLIQGKEVHLQVLRNGWTRRTLKPPQGFDIKCIGDVSPISMSPISQSQFIPLGEILCLAISAMNSAHKPVNQEALVEHLTASFPGVPTPSSEVLRHTLNMLVRERKIYPTPEGYFIVTPQTYFITPSLIRTNNKWYHLDDRLQERQPQQSQQQQQQQQQPQQCTSPQSGNVTPSTPGCLRERPPRKNHNDAYNSYREDSSRLHSSKSPKEHRGDSHQSKPPKDHNGGEPVPSSSAKVPRGEPPSYPYPPNPTSPPVQQPPPQEPPADKSKSTTSFPYKSDTLTKKKEGSSGEKQSKRFGLRLFRLSFKKDKMRHLATFSAQFPPEEWPLRDEEVPTTPIPREVEMEIIRRINPDLTVENVARHTAVMKRLEEERTQKNKAASSAQHSARSRRGRGHRRAPHGKSRSHSKPRTSRGDPSEGSNWDLLFMERDYRFFSHSLVRSPREAMYTVERRRSGGATYLVHSNPNITESYCPVTPEWDVSGELAKRRTEMPFPEPSRGTCQSRVQRSHSHNQDRKSRHERSDQAKERSRSMDNSLKGPSLGAPEDFEPTLEERSHYYTDDGTLRATQKSSHYSRIMFSAAKFHSDFNVPDLGKGSLDESRIRNTMERNKSRDSLPSYNELMGLSPKPSTDEYFQCNTSNETILTAPSPQAKSEYDTLTSSGGLRKGSPADRQTPHLTSPHTMEYKEDLSAAKGQNGSVRLTPSQTPEPVQNARLTPHQHNVDPGGGGGGMVSKRKEIFSKDTLFKPPHNALSTGYVDSSYTKSGTLRKASHAKSTEALDNPEPQQPSNSATSSASPAVLQVCLEPTVPSASFDYYNVSDDEEEAEEDSHKELATAKDNKEHGEVGGNGGGSGGGGEGTMKWLLEREKDHDLQRKLETNLTLLSPKETENSSSQKSAHSARLDSMDSSSVTVDSGFNSPRTRESLASNTSSIVESNRRQNPALSPGHIGTSSIGLPFSFRAIPEPPNTQPEKLQKSSNCLASITSV; translated from the exons ATGGAGAAGTTCCGCCAAGTAGCTCCGCACTCTCTGGCTCTGGTGCTGTCGCCGCGTCGcagagaagatgaagaggactccccatcatcatcattatcaccaCCACTGGCCGCGCTCTCAGTAAAGTTACAGCATCACACCGGCTACGAGGTATTCGCTAATTTCAAAGCCGTGAACATGCAGCATTTCTGGAACAAGGCGCTGACACACGCGCTGTCTGAGATCCTCTTCCTCGGCTGGATAGATGAGCATGTGCTGCTGATTCAGGGGAAAGAGGTTCACCTCCAGGTTCTCAGAAACGGATGGACGAGACGGACCCTAAAACCCCCACAGGGCTTTGACATCAAGTGCATAG GTGACGTGTCTCCGATCAGTATGTCACCTATCAGCCAGTCACAGTTTATCCCGCTGGGGGAAATCTTGTGCCTGGCCATCTCTGCTATGAACTCTGCCCACAAGCCTGTCAACCAGGAGGCTCTGGTGGAGCACCTCACTGCCAGCTTCCCAG GCGTGCCTACACCCAGCTCAGAGGTTCTGCGACATACCCTGAACATGCTGGTGCGAGAAAGGAAGATCTACCCAACTCCAGAGGGCTACTTCATTGTCACCCCCCAGACCTACTTTATCACTCCTTCCCTCATCAGAACCAACAACAAGTGGTATCACCTGGATGATCGGCTGCAAGAGCGCCAACCGCAACAgtcacagcagcaacaacaacaacagcagcaacctCAGCAATGTACTTCGCCTCAGTCTGGCAACGTAACACCATCTACACCTGGCTGCCTGAGAGAGAGGCCTCCTCGAAAGAATCACAATGACGCATACAACTCCTATCGCGAAGACTCGTCCAGACTTCACAGTAGTAAGTCACCAAAGGAGCATAGGGGAGATTCTCATCAAAGTAAGCCCCCCAAGGATCACAATGGCGGAGAACCTGTACCAAGCAGTTCAGCCAAGGTGCCCCGAGGAGAACCGCCGTCATACCCTTATCCCCCTAATCCCACTTCCCCTCCTGTCCAGCAACCGCCGCCTCAAGAGCCCCCTGCTGATAAGAGCAAAAGCACCACTTCTTTCCCTTATAAAAGTGACACTCTgaccaaaaagaaagaaggaagtagTGGTGAGAAACAATCCAAAAGGTTTGGTCTCAGGCTCTTCAGGCTGAGTTTCAAGAAGGACAAAATGAGGCATCTGGCCACCTTCTCAGCCCAGTTCCCCCCAGAGGAGTGGCCTCTTCGCGACGAGGAAGTGCCAACCACGCCCATTCCCCGCGAGGTAGAGATGGAAATAATCCGTCGAATCAACCCTGACCTAACAGTGGAGAATGTGGCAAGGCACACGGCTGTGATGAAGAGGCTGGAGGAGGAGCGTACGCAGAAGAACAAGGCGGCGTCTTCAGCCCAGCACAGTGCACGCagcaggagggggaggggcCACAGGAGGGCCCCACATGGTAAGTCCCGCTCACATAGCAAGCCCCGAACCTCCAGGGGAGACCCATCTGAGGGTTCAAACTGGGACCTTTTGTTCATGGAAAGGGATTACCGCTTCTTTAGCCACTCGTTAGTTCGCTCACCTCGGGAGGCCATGTACACCGTGGAACGCAGGCGAAGTGGAGGCGCAACATATCTGGTCCATAGCAACCCCAACATTACTGAATCGTACTGCCCTGTTACCCCTGAGTGGGACGTGTCTGGGGAGCTAGCGAAGAGACGGACGGAGATGCCTTTCCCAGAGCCGTCTCGCGGCACGTGCCAGTCCAGAGTGCAAAGAAGTCACAGTCACAATCAGGACAGGAAGTCGCGTCACGAGCGGTCAGATCAAGCTAAGGAACGCTCTCGGTCCATGGACAACTCCCTCAAGGGCCCATCACTGGGGGCGCCAGAAGACTTTGAACCCACTCTTGAGGAGCGTAGTCATTACTACACTGATGACGGCACCCTGCGCGCCACGCAGAAGTCCTCCCACTACTCAAGGATCATGTTCTCTGCTGCTAAGTTCCACTCCGATTTTAATGTGCCTGATTTGGGGAAAGGGAGTTTGGACGAGTCAAGGATCCGGAATACAATGGAGAGGAACAAAAGCAGAGACAGCTTGCCATCGTACAATGAGCTAATGGGACTTTCTCCTAAGCCCTCGACAGATGAGTACTTCCAGTGCAATACGTCAAATGAAACAATCCTAACTGCCCCTTCGCCTCAGGCAAAATCAGAATATGACACATTAACCTCATCAGGGGGACTCCGAAAGGGCTCCCCAGCTGACCGCCAAACGCCTCACCTCACCTCTCCTCACACAATGGAGTACAAAGAGGACTTGTCGGCAGCAAAGGGACAGAACGGCTCAGTGCGACTGACGCCAAGCCAGACGCCTGAGCCAGTGCAAAATGCCCGTTTGACGCCACACCAACACAATGTAGATCCCGGAGGGGGAGGAGGCGGTATGGTAAGCAAGAGGAAAGAGATCTTCAGCAAGGACACTTTGTTCAAACCTCCACACAATGCCTTGTCCACAGGCTACGTGGACAGCAGCTACACAAAGTCCGGCACATTGCGGAAAGCCTCACATGCCAAATCAACAGAGGCCCTAGACAATCCTGAGCCCCAGCAGCCTTCCAATTCAGCCACTTCCTCAGCGTCACCGGCCGTTTTACAGGTCTGCTTAGAGCCAACAGTCCCCTCCGCCTCTTTTGACTATTATAATGTATCAGATGATGAggaagaggcagaggaggacTCGCACAAAGAGTTGGCAACGGCAAAGGACAACAAAGAACACGGGGAAGTGGGTGGTAACGGTGGAggcagtggtggtggtggggaggGAACCATGAAGTGGCTATTGGAGCGGGAGAAGGATCATGATCTGCAGCGGAAACTGGAGACCAATCTGACCTTACTTAGCCCAAAGGAGACTGAGAACAGCAGCAGCCAGAAGTCGGCCCACTCTGCCCGTTTGGACAGCATGGACAGCAGCAGTGTCACGGTGGACAGTGGATTCAACTCCCCCAG GACGCGTGAAAGCCTTGCATCCAACACATCCAGCATAGTGGAAAGCAATAGACGGCAGAATCCAGCGCTGAGCCCCGGCCACATCGGCACCAGTAGTATCGGACTGCCATTCAGCTTTCGCGCCATCCCAGAACCCCCCAACACACAGCCTGAGAAACTCCAGAAGTCATCGAACTGCCTGGCCTCCATCACCAGCGTCTGA
- the casp3a gene encoding caspase-3a — MSLNATGEDSTDAKSASGQHSESSLSASAQMDVDAKPSGHSFRYSLNFPSIGQCIIINNKNFDKRTGMNQRNGTDVDAANAMKVFGKLGYKVKVYNDQSVEQMNQVLTSVSKEDHSCYASFICVLLSHGDEGVFFGTDGSVELKSLTSLFRGDRCKSLVGKPKLFFIQACRGTDLDAGIEADSAEDGIRIPVEADFLYAFSTAPGYYSWRNTMTGSWFMQSLCDMISKYGKEVELQHIMTRVNHKVAVEFESVSYSPGFHAKKQIPCIVSMLTKEMYFSP; from the exons ATGTCGCTAAACGCAACCGGAGAAGACTCCACGGACGCAAAGAGTGCCAGTGGACAACA CTCAGAGTCGTCTTTGTCCGCTTCTGCCCAAATGGACGTGGACGCCAAGCCCAGCGGCCACAGCTTCAGATACAGTCTGAATTTCCCCAGCATCGGCCAGtgcatcatcatcaacaacaagaACTTTGACAAAAGAACAG GCATGAATCAACGTAATGGTACAGATGTAGATGCAGCCAACGCGATGAAAGTGTTTGGGAAGTTGGGTTATAAAGTGAAGGTATACAACGACCAGTCAGTCGAGCAGATGAATCAGGTTTTAACTTCCG tATCAAAGGAAGATCACAGCTGCTACGCTTCATTCATCTGTGTCCTGTTGAGTCATGGAGATGAGGGCGTGTTCTTTGGTACGGATGGATCAGTAGAGCTTAAGAGTCTGACATCACTTTTTCGGGGTGATCGCTGCAAATCCCTGGTGGGAAAGCCCAAACTCTTCTTCATTCAG GCTTGCAGAGGCACTGATCTGGATGCAGGCATTGAAGCAGACAGTGCAGAAGATGGCATTAGGATCCCTGTTGAAGCTGACTTCCTCTATGCCTTCTCCACAGCCCCAG GCTATTACTCATGGAGGAACACTATGACCGGGTCCTGGTTCATGCAGTCACTCTGTGACATGATCAGCAAATATGGAAAAGAAGTGGAGCTCCAGCACATCATGACACGAGTGAACCACAAGGTGGCAGTAGAGTTTGAGTCTGTCTCCTATTCACCAGGCTTTCATGCAAAGAAACAAATCCCTTGCATTGTATCAATGCTGACCAAAGAGATGTATTTTTCTCCTTGA